One Malus domestica chromosome 11, GDT2T_hap1 genomic region harbors:
- the LOC103448384 gene encoding uncharacterized protein, with protein sequence MDMEVVGRHALLFDDDNNASFVNSPDALVEWNSLFIDRYDVRHLLPNPMPPRTRRRHLTRSSSSPPPYHDAALESELDQERYLDLPSPSEEQEQEQGKEPEQAEAGSYHSVGFSYGNLDEFTLQKNNDPEPVFHPAFPVPDILSQNLPPTEKVHQIIARTALFVAKHGGQSEIILRVKQGDNPTFGFLMPDHYLHAYFRFLVNHQELLECDSDGKPLHEEKRADSGLDQTGGALSLLGSVYGSGEDDDGIIEDAPELRKLKSDEAINSASASVPCVSEHLESSGNVAGKTDIVSTSPCIPKKEKVNVIKHNRSITTVKGGAISGMKKEDGATGSLSTAANDSQAPAMPSTSKVELPILEPPADQKRVVDKIVEFILKNGREFEAILIEQNCKQGRFLFLQPSNQYHPYYLKVLQKAQESKVSGKGLVPEKHESVGHVVDSKAAVEGDNVSSESAGHDLPFDYDRKEKFKMVIGNSKEGNGPPPKANEGQSGVSLDAVAAILQAATRGNKNPGLEMFPKSSSGIGQPPTSEGGQNLSSGSLHTSQLRTSVQKANYSGESHVPVPVAKAIAETAALAAANEADSSEASLTREQKLKAERLKRAKMFAAMIKSGSAPLKNESLRGLSVEPPESGLSSSGNVNLSVKEREGSSVPLEADISDKVEELQKKFVADECNERRSKRSYRSKRYEGEELDNDLQQEKEEEDKKGHKNSRKKHRSHHSSEHSRDRHKHKRRHKHDSSDDEKHRHSRRRHKRNSSDDEHQPQKRRNHDRSDDEHRNSRRSDRHSDSSEDEHQLYRRRHKHSNSSEDEHHHRSRSVKHRKPVSEKGAELEEGEIYTKSDQSRASEGAHASREASIDILESHQNGRASSQTSQPTEISDELRAKIRAMLMSTL encoded by the exons ATGGACATGGAGGTGGTGGGCCGCCACGCGCTTCTCTTCGACGACGACAACAACGCCTCGTTCGTCAATTCACCCGACGCCCTCGTCGAGTGGAACTCGCTCTTCATCGACCGCTACGATGTTCGCCACCTCCTCCCCAACCCTATGCCCCCTCGCACGCGCCGGCGACATCTCACGCGCTCATCCTCTTCGCCGCCGCCTTACCACGATGCCGCGCTCGAGTCGGAGCTCGATCAGGAGCGCTACCTCGATTTGCCGTCGCCGTCCGAAGAACAGGAACAAGAACAAG GTAAAGAACCAGAGCAGGCAGAGGCTGGTAGCTATCATTCTGTTGGATTCTCATATGGAAACCTAGATGAATTCACTTTGCAGAAGAATAATGATCCCGAGCCTGTTTTCCACCCAGCCTTTCCAGTGCCAGATATCTTAAGTCAAAACCTT CCTCCAACGGAAAAGGTACATCAGATCATTGCAAGAACTGCTTTATTCGTTGCCAAGCATGGTGGgcagtcagaaattattttgagGGTGAAACAGGGAGACAATCCTACGTTCGGATTCTTGATGCCTGACCATTACCTTCATGCGTACTTTAGGTTTCTCGTCAATCACCAAGAACTATTGGAGTGTGACTCTGATGGAAAGCCTCTACATGAAGAGAAGAGAGCTGACAGTGGACTTGATCAGACAGGTGGTGCGTTATCTTTGCTTGGTTCTGTATATGGTTCTGGAGAGGATGACGATGGTATAATTGAGGATGCACCTGAATTGAGAAAACTCAAGTCTGATGAAGCTATTAATTCTGCCAGTGCATCCGTTCCTTGTGTATCAGAACACCTAGAATCTTCTGGAAATGTAGCTGGGAAAACTGATATTGTTTCTACGAGTCCATGTATTCCCAAGAAAGAGAAAGTTAATGTCATAAAACATAATCGCAGCATTACCACAGTTAAAGGTGGAGCTATTAGTGGTATGAAGAAAGAAGATGGTGCCACAGGATCACTATCTACTGCTGCCAATGACTCACAAGCTCCTGCTATGCCTAGCACATCCAAGGTTGAACTACCCATTTTGGAGCCACCGGCTGATCAAAAGAGAGTGGTTGATAAAATAGTTGAGTTTATACTAAAAAATGGTAGAGAATTTGAAGCTATTTTGATTGAGCAGAACTGTAAACAGGGAAGGTTTCTGTTCCTTCAGCCATCTAACCAGTATCATCCTTACTATTTAAAAGTTCTTCAAAAAGCCCAGGAG TCCAAGGTATCTGGCAAGGGCTTGGTTCCTGAGAAGCATGAGTCCGTGGGGCATGTAGTGGACAGTAAAGCTGCTGTGGAAGGTGATAATGTCTCTTCAGAATCTGCTGGTCATGATTTGCCATTTGATTATGACAGGAAAGAGAAGTTTAAGATGGTAATCGGCAACTCAAAGGAGGGAAATGGTCCACCTCCCAAAGCTAACGAGGGTCAGTCTGGAGTCAGCCTGGATGCGGTTGCAGCTATTCTCCAGGCAGCCACAAGAGGCAATAAGAATCCAGGTTTAGAGATGTTCCCAAAGTCATCAAGTGGTATAGGTCAACCTCCTACCAGTGAGGGTGGGCAAAATTTGAGCTCCGGGAGTCTACATACATCTCAACTTCGCACTTCCGTTCAAAAGGCAAATTATTCTGGGGAGTCTCACGTTCCCGTCCCTGTTGCCAAGGCCATTGCTGAGACGGCTGCTCTTGCAGCTGCAAATGAGGCAGACTCCTCAGAAGCATCCTTGACCAGAGAGCAGAAGTTGAAGGCGGAGAGATTGAAACGAGCAAAGATGTTTGCAGCTATGATAAAAAGTGGATCTGCACCATTGAAAAATGAATCATTGCGTGGCTTATCGGTTGAACCACCAGAATCAGGGCTTTCCTCATCAGGTAATGTAAATCTTTCAGtcaaagaaagagaaggcaGTTCAGTTCCATTAGAAGCTGATATTTCGGATAAGGTTGAGGAGTTACAGAAGAAATTTGTTGCTGATGAATGTAATGAGCGGCGTTCAAAGAGGAGCTACCGTTCTAAAAGGTATGAAGGAGAAGAACTTGACAATGATTTGCAAcaagagaaagaggaagaagataaaaagggTCACAAGAACTCTAGGAAGAAGCATCGGTCTCATCATTCTTCAGAACACAGTAGGGACAGGCATAAGCATAAAAGACGTCATAAGCATGACAGTTCTGATGACGAGAAGCATCGGCACTCACGGCGTAGGCATAAGAGAAATAGCTCTGATGATGAACATCAGCCTCAAAAAAGGCGCAATCACGATCGCTCTGATGATGAGCATCGGAATTCTCGACGTAGTGATAGGCATAGTGACTCTTCTGAGGATGAGCACCAGCTTTATAGGCGCCGGCACAAGCACAGCAACTCCTCTGAAGATGAACATCACCACCGCAGCAGATCTGTAAAGCACAGGAAACCTGTGTCTGAAAAAGGAGCAGAGTTAGAAGAAGGCGAGATCTACACAAAGTCAGATCAATCAAGAGCTAGTGAGGGTGCTCATGCTAGTAGGGAAGCTTCCATTGATATTTTGGAATCACATCAAAACGGAAGAGCTTCATCGCAGACTTCGCAACCAACGGAGATTTCCGATGAACTTAGAGCTAAAATCCGTGCTATGTTGATGTCAACTTTGTAG